The Paenibacillus sp. FSL R7-0204 genome includes a region encoding these proteins:
- a CDS encoding MFS transporter, producing MNIQWKKTFAFIFSGQIFSILTSAMVQFSIIWHLTATTGSAAVLMLAGLAGFLPQALLGPFIGVWLDRWNRKLTMIAADSAIALTSLILGAYYLWGEPNLWIVYSILLIRSAASSFHAPSFQAAIPLIAPEDQLTRVAGWNQLIFSASSVLGPALGIAVYSATSLGTVLLLDVAGALIANLMLLFVQIHQPKPEMVETPSFRKEFILGWRAFLSHKPIVTITVAMAVFSVVFMPLAMLFPLMTLSHFGRGGYSASLIEAVFGMGMILGGALLSVLASKWKDTTYMSVSLVVIGLTCVLSGMAGREAFLAFTILSFLMGAAAPLFNGPYMAMIQKSYEPELLGRVLSFVTSIGLLSSPVGLALAGPVAGRFGVPFWFFWSGIVVVLIGLFVFVRFAGKGTDKQPASK from the coding sequence ATGAATATTCAATGGAAAAAGACGTTCGCCTTCATCTTCAGCGGGCAAATCTTCTCAATACTAACTTCTGCAATGGTTCAATTCTCCATTATCTGGCACTTGACCGCGACGACGGGTTCGGCCGCCGTGTTAATGCTTGCCGGTCTGGCCGGGTTCCTGCCGCAAGCGCTCTTAGGCCCGTTCATTGGTGTCTGGCTGGACCGGTGGAACCGTAAGCTCACCATGATCGCCGCGGACAGCGCCATTGCACTAACCAGTCTGATTCTGGGTGCTTATTATCTATGGGGCGAGCCCAACCTATGGATTGTGTATTCCATCCTGCTCATTCGTTCGGCAGCTTCGTCCTTCCATGCCCCTTCGTTTCAGGCTGCGATTCCTCTGATTGCGCCGGAAGACCAGCTCACGCGGGTGGCAGGCTGGAACCAGCTCATCTTCTCCGCTTCCAGCGTCCTTGGACCAGCGCTTGGAATAGCGGTATACTCGGCTACTTCACTAGGAACAGTGTTACTTTTAGATGTGGCAGGTGCCTTAATCGCTAACCTTATGCTTCTGTTCGTTCAGATTCATCAACCGAAGCCGGAAATGGTAGAGACTCCTTCGTTCCGCAAGGAGTTCATTCTTGGCTGGAGAGCATTCCTGTCACACAAGCCCATTGTAACGATAACGGTTGCCATGGCGGTCTTCAGCGTTGTATTCATGCCGCTGGCGATGCTGTTTCCCTTGATGACGCTATCCCATTTCGGACGCGGCGGTTACAGTGCCAGCCTGATTGAGGCCGTATTCGGGATGGGGATGATCCTTGGCGGTGCGCTGCTGTCAGTGCTTGCCTCCAAGTGGAAGGACACCACCTACATGAGTGTGAGTCTGGTTGTGATTGGGCTCACCTGTGTCCTGAGCGGGATGGCCGGGCGCGAGGCATTCCTTGCTTTTACCATCCTCTCGTTCCTGATGGGTGCCGCAGCACCCTTGTTCAACGGCCCTTACATGGCGATGATCCAGAAGTCTTATGAGCCTGAGCTCCTGGGGCGCGTGCTCTCCTTCGTGACGAGTATCGGACTCTTGTCTTCTCCGGTCGGGCTTGCACTGGCGGGTCCAGTGGCCGGCCGGTTCGGCGTTCCGTTCTGGTTCTTCTGGTCGGGGATCGTTGTGGTCCTGATTGGATTATTCGTATTTGTCAGGTTCGCGGGGAAAGGTACAGACAAGCAACCTGCTAGTAAGTAA
- a CDS encoding CPBP family intramembrane glutamic endopeptidase, with protein MTAGRTNKLSLLLFIVIVLASGWIGVWVDTKLPDQPEGNSLGMGVWLILPMIAMLVLRLVNRDWKDIGVRFNFRENRKWYGAAFAVYPVIMVIVVGLALLFNSANASEVELHTILSLVGISLAGSFVKNIFEEFAWRGYLTPKLIALKLNDWMIYLVSGLVWALWHTAYYLVFLPDTYFGTTTRWGYVIIGCVLMVAWSIMYVEIYRLTQSVWPCVLMHAVEDGVPTLLVSVAGIITFTPAGELWFSPTTGVFTTILFIGFGLWLRSRRLKRFADR; from the coding sequence ATGACAGCAGGTAGAACAAATAAGCTTAGTCTTCTATTGTTCATCGTTATTGTGCTGGCCAGCGGCTGGATTGGGGTATGGGTGGATACGAAGCTGCCGGATCAGCCGGAAGGGAATTCGCTGGGAATGGGCGTATGGCTGATATTGCCGATGATCGCCATGCTCGTACTGCGGCTGGTGAACCGTGATTGGAAGGATATTGGCGTAAGGTTCAATTTTAGAGAAAATAGGAAGTGGTACGGTGCAGCCTTTGCCGTCTATCCGGTAATCATGGTTATTGTGGTGGGGCTTGCTCTGCTATTTAATAGCGCCAACGCTTCAGAGGTCGAACTACATACGATTCTGTCATTGGTTGGGATATCGCTCGCTGGCAGCTTTGTTAAGAACATCTTCGAGGAATTCGCCTGGCGCGGCTACCTGACTCCGAAGCTGATCGCGTTGAAGCTGAATGACTGGATGATCTATCTTGTGTCCGGTCTGGTCTGGGCGCTGTGGCATACGGCTTATTATCTGGTTTTCCTGCCGGATACTTACTTCGGGACAACCACGAGATGGGGCTATGTCATCATAGGATGTGTGCTGATGGTTGCTTGGTCCATCATGTATGTTGAAATCTATCGTCTTACACAATCGGTGTGGCCGTGTGTACTCATGCACGCAGTGGAGGATGGAGTGCCTACTTTGCTGGTATCGGTTGCGGGGATCATTACCTTCACGCCGGCAGGCGAACTGTGGTTTAGCCCGACGACCGGCGTGTTTACAACGATTCTGTTCATCGGATTCGGCTTATGGCTCAGATCTAGACGGTTGAAGCGCTTTGCAGATAGATAA
- a CDS encoding TetR/AcrR family transcriptional regulator — translation MAPKKKYTKEQIIDAAFEIARTEGLDAVTIRKVAEKLGGSIAPIYVNFEEAGELVEEVYQRTLTVSRQILLEQNSGHPFHDIGVASIRFAREYPVLFRDLVMKKDGQVKHNEAETQGFIQMMRTDPDLNGLTDDELRMILLKMKMFQVGMSVMVANELLPDDYTEEQMIQLLNSAAEDVISTAKRSSEKS, via the coding sequence GTGGCACCCAAAAAAAAGTACACCAAAGAACAAATCATCGATGCGGCGTTTGAGATTGCGAGGACTGAAGGATTAGATGCCGTGACCATCCGCAAGGTGGCGGAGAAGCTGGGAGGCTCCATCGCCCCCATCTATGTCAATTTCGAAGAGGCTGGTGAACTGGTGGAGGAAGTGTATCAGAGAACGCTTACGGTGAGCAGACAGATTCTGCTGGAGCAGAACTCCGGGCATCCGTTCCACGATATCGGGGTGGCCAGCATCCGTTTTGCCAGGGAGTATCCGGTGCTGTTCCGGGATCTGGTGATGAAGAAGGACGGTCAGGTGAAACACAATGAGGCAGAGACGCAAGGGTTCATTCAGATGATGCGAACGGACCCGGATCTGAATGGATTAACCGATGATGAACTGAGGATGATTTTGCTCAAGATGAAGATGTTCCAGGTCGGGATGAGTGTAATGGTTGCGAACGAATTGCTGCCGGACGATTATACGGAGGAACAGATGATTCAGCTATTGAACAGCGCGGCAGAGGATGTCATCAGCACAGCGAAGCGTAGCTCGGAGAAATCTTGA
- a CDS encoding leucine-rich repeat domain-containing protein → MAFIPLNCPNCSGRIEYKEGAILKCPYCQTELLLKQNNVYYVDQTINHYHGAPPPKAAPKPPVSVSIPIRLVLILLLVLGGAIGTYFYYSLSSPQQSTKANLSVRTMPESEVLLTFLRETLGKGSAMPTEEELASLRYLTVERSKNDQWQFTYSFSDPFSDAQAEKLTYVTQDKRLNTQRIDQRDFEAFKGLTALNLTNTYEINQADQTTLAHMPGLKSYGGAFNESFSTFSGYFGDKSKITELSTQLRSNQEVALLLEFPNLSSLSITYVDESITDLHLLNKLPLKSLSLTFVNDLGWLSSMTGLSSLAIYHSETTDLQPLYALTGLQELKLSYLSNVKSIDFLQNMPALQTLDLENVNFSSLERLAGKTSITSLRLASLSQLGSVKAVNSLSSLREFTLDGYYEQPDSLTLPGVKRVEIPASFLSGLKAPAVTDLTLRGGSGELNMAELKKFPELGELSLWGVDEMAGLAALDKLPRLQKLSIFDSSLYMESDALFRLKQVNTLVCSECRLNFKQTAATNSVLEHLTLDRPYFSMNNNSVSEVDQVMPYFAGLTALRSFTLQDNNLASLAFMSKWQAIEELHLENNAISNIELLSKLPNLQQVFLSGNSVANKSVLDAGVLVY, encoded by the coding sequence GTGGCATTTATCCCGTTAAATTGTCCCAATTGCAGCGGAAGAATTGAATACAAGGAAGGCGCGATTCTCAAGTGCCCTTATTGCCAGACCGAGCTTCTGCTCAAGCAAAATAATGTCTACTATGTGGATCAGACCATTAATCATTATCACGGGGCACCCCCTCCCAAGGCCGCGCCGAAGCCACCCGTCTCCGTCTCTATCCCCATTAGGCTTGTGCTAATTCTGCTGCTGGTGCTGGGCGGGGCCATCGGTACTTATTTCTATTACAGCCTCAGCTCTCCGCAGCAGTCAACCAAGGCTAATCTGTCTGTACGGACGATGCCCGAAAGCGAGGTCCTGCTCACCTTCCTGCGGGAGACCCTGGGTAAAGGCTCTGCCATGCCGACAGAGGAGGAATTGGCCTCATTGCGTTATTTAACTGTGGAGCGTTCGAAGAATGACCAGTGGCAGTTCACTTACAGCTTCTCCGATCCGTTCAGTGATGCGCAGGCCGAGAAGCTCACTTATGTGACTCAGGATAAGCGGCTGAATACCCAGCGGATTGATCAACGGGATTTCGAAGCCTTCAAGGGACTGACGGCACTGAACCTGACGAATACCTACGAGATCAACCAGGCGGACCAGACAACGCTTGCCCATATGCCCGGATTAAAAAGCTATGGCGGCGCCTTCAACGAATCCTTCAGCACCTTCTCCGGTTATTTCGGCGATAAATCTAAAATTACGGAGCTGTCCACCCAGCTGCGCAGTAATCAGGAAGTGGCCCTGCTGCTGGAATTTCCCAATCTAAGCTCACTATCCATTACCTATGTGGATGAGTCTATAACGGATTTGCATCTGCTTAATAAGCTGCCGCTGAAGTCCCTGTCCCTTACCTTCGTCAATGACCTGGGGTGGTTATCGTCCATGACCGGGCTGTCTTCTCTGGCTATCTATCACAGTGAAACCACAGATCTGCAGCCGTTATACGCCTTAACCGGGCTCCAGGAGCTTAAGCTTTCCTATTTATCCAATGTGAAGTCGATCGACTTCCTGCAGAACATGCCTGCACTGCAGACGCTTGATCTCGAAAATGTGAATTTCTCCAGCCTGGAGCGTCTGGCCGGCAAAACCTCTATTACCTCGCTCCGCCTGGCTTCCTTAAGCCAGCTTGGCTCGGTAAAGGCCGTGAATAGCTTGTCCTCGCTGCGGGAATTCACCTTGGACGGTTATTACGAGCAACCAGACAGCCTTACTTTGCCGGGCGTCAAACGGGTGGAAATCCCAGCTTCCTTCCTCTCCGGGCTGAAGGCCCCTGCGGTAACGGATCTGACACTCCGGGGCGGAAGCGGGGAGCTTAATATGGCTGAGCTGAAGAAATTCCCTGAGCTTGGAGAGCTGTCCCTCTGGGGGGTTGATGAAATGGCTGGTCTCGCCGCCCTCGACAAATTGCCCCGCCTACAGAAGCTAAGCATCTTCGACTCGTCGCTGTATATGGAGAGCGATGCCTTATTCCGTCTGAAGCAGGTGAACACGCTGGTATGCTCGGAATGCCGCCTGAATTTCAAGCAGACAGCAGCAACGAATAGTGTGCTTGAGCATCTGACCTTGGACCGGCCATACTTCTCCATGAACAACAACTCCGTTAGTGAGGTTGACCAGGTGATGCCTTACTTCGCGGGCCTGACTGCCCTGCGTTCCTTCACCCTGCAGGACAACAACCTGGCTTCTCTGGCCTTCATGAGCAAGTGGCAGGCCATCGAGGAGCTTCATCTGGAGAACAACGCGATTTCCAATATAGAGCTGCTAAGTAAGCTGCCTAACCTGCAACAGGTATTCCTATCTGGTAATTCCGTGGCGAACAAGTCCGTGCTTGATGCGGGCGTGCTGGTATATTAA
- a CDS encoding HSP90 family protein: MENQNRDTYRFQVNLSGMINILSNHLYSSPKVFLRELLQNGIDAITARQAYSPAGYEGKIHVEVSGTSTRATLLVEDNGIGLNEAEIHEFLAMIGQSSKRGEDFLSTNTSFIGRFGIGLLSCFMVSDDIVMVTQSAKGGPALEWRGKPDGTYTIRKLEGQHAPGTKVFLRCKEGSEAYFEENNLQEGLFHYGALLPYPIQLVSDRNTRLINPLTPPWVKDPQLARKHRDEVLSFGKQVLGETFRDFIPLHTASGRTGGIAFILPHAVNLNAKRNHRVYLKHMLVSEAASNILPDWAFFVKCLIWTDELQPTASREHFYENAQLEQVREELGNSIRQELMRMAEYDPDRLQSIISLHALSMKALAVEDSSFYSIIHEWLPFESTYGRKTLGELKQQPPLYFTATLDEYRQITHVASAQSMLVVNGGYIYDAELLARLPLIDPDVQTERLLPEEVSLSFTDITPQERLDYYESVRLADSVLQKFRCQVQLRRFKPEEIPVLYTLSEESAQWRVMEATKEVSTDALASVLGSLGASLKETAYATLYFNLNNPVIGRAFQQANQKMLPSIVEMLYCNALLMGHYPMNRQEIALLNQGIIQFIDWGLTANQVTGGDE, from the coding sequence ATGGAGAACCAAAACCGGGATACCTACCGCTTTCAGGTGAACTTAAGCGGTATGATCAACATTTTGTCTAACCATTTGTATAGCAGCCCGAAGGTATTCTTAAGAGAGCTGCTCCAGAATGGCATCGACGCGATTACTGCACGGCAGGCCTATTCCCCTGCTGGATATGAAGGCAAGATTCATGTCGAGGTCAGCGGAACCTCCACCCGGGCGACTTTATTGGTCGAAGATAACGGAATCGGGTTAAACGAGGCCGAGATTCATGAGTTCCTGGCCATGATCGGACAATCCTCCAAGCGGGGTGAGGACTTCCTCTCCACCAATACCTCTTTTATCGGCCGGTTTGGCATCGGGCTGTTGTCCTGCTTCATGGTGAGTGACGATATCGTCATGGTTACCCAATCGGCCAAGGGCGGCCCTGCCCTGGAATGGCGCGGGAAGCCGGACGGCACCTACACGATCCGCAAGCTCGAGGGACAACATGCTCCTGGTACCAAGGTTTTTTTGCGTTGCAAAGAAGGCTCCGAAGCCTACTTCGAGGAGAACAATCTGCAGGAAGGGCTGTTCCATTACGGCGCTCTGCTGCCTTATCCGATCCAGCTGGTGTCTGACCGTAACACCCGCCTGATTAATCCGTTGACCCCGCCGTGGGTCAAAGATCCGCAGCTGGCCCGGAAGCATCGTGACGAGGTGCTGTCCTTCGGTAAGCAGGTGCTGGGGGAGACATTCCGTGACTTCATCCCTCTGCACACCGCCTCGGGCCGGACGGGAGGCATCGCCTTCATTCTGCCGCACGCGGTTAATCTGAATGCCAAACGCAATCACCGGGTGTACCTGAAGCACATGCTGGTCTCCGAAGCTGCCAGCAATATCCTGCCGGACTGGGCATTCTTCGTGAAATGTCTGATCTGGACCGATGAGCTGCAGCCGACCGCTTCCCGGGAGCATTTCTACGAGAATGCCCAGCTGGAGCAGGTGCGGGAAGAGCTAGGGAACTCCATTCGTCAGGAATTGATGCGGATGGCCGAGTACGACCCGGACCGCCTGCAATCGATCATTTCATTGCACGCCTTATCGATGAAGGCGCTCGCGGTGGAAGATTCGTCGTTCTATTCGATCATTCATGAGTGGTTACCGTTTGAGAGCACGTATGGCAGAAAGACACTTGGTGAGCTGAAACAGCAGCCTCCCCTGTACTTCACGGCGACGCTGGACGAATACCGCCAGATTACCCACGTGGCTTCGGCCCAATCCATGCTGGTGGTGAACGGCGGGTATATTTATGATGCCGAGCTGCTGGCCAGGCTGCCGCTCATTGACCCGGATGTGCAGACAGAACGGCTGCTGCCGGAGGAGGTGTCGTTATCCTTCACCGATATCACTCCTCAAGAGCGGCTGGACTACTATGAATCCGTAAGACTCGCAGACAGTGTACTTCAGAAGTTCCGCTGCCAGGTGCAGCTGCGCCGCTTTAAGCCAGAGGAGATTCCGGTGCTCTACACGCTGTCTGAAGAGTCTGCCCAGTGGCGTGTAATGGAAGCGACCAAAGAAGTGAGCACCGATGCCCTGGCCTCCGTGCTGGGCAGCTTGGGCGCTTCGCTTAAGGAGACGGCATACGCCACACTCTACTTTAACCTGAATAATCCTGTCATCGGGCGGGCCTTTCAACAGGCGAACCAGAAGATGCTGCCCTCCATTGTCGAGATGCTGTACTGCAATGCGCTATTAATGGGACATTATCCGATGAACCGCCAGGAGATCGCGCTGTTGAACCAGGGCATTATTCAATTCATTGATTGGGGATTGACGGCTAACCAAGTCACAGGAGGAGACGAATAG
- a CDS encoding putative holin-like toxin produces MFEAIMLMLTFGLLIVALLSNTHK; encoded by the coding sequence GTGTTTGAAGCAATCATGCTGATGCTAACCTTTGGTTTGCTTATCGTAGCGCTGCTGTCCAATACACACAAATAG
- a CDS encoding helix-turn-helix domain-containing protein — translation MKTTGIHKQFQELRKNKGKTQEELAEVFGVTNQAVSKWESGACYPDTALLPEIANYFGVSLDFLFGRVPDINDQSVVKDIKLLFEQTPAKERFTLACQIAFYLHEGIVSNGYKGYLPWDPIRRMISRLGEPLFAANRKELLLPDKGCSSFPITPINGNSLQINC, via the coding sequence ATGAAAACAACGGGTATACATAAGCAATTTCAGGAACTGCGCAAGAACAAGGGAAAGACGCAAGAAGAGCTCGCGGAGGTCTTCGGTGTAACCAATCAAGCCGTATCCAAATGGGAAAGCGGGGCTTGCTATCCGGATACCGCTTTATTACCCGAGATCGCTAATTATTTCGGAGTCAGCCTTGACTTTCTATTCGGCCGTGTCCCGGATATCAATGATCAGAGTGTAGTGAAAGACATCAAGCTTCTGTTTGAACAGACCCCTGCCAAGGAGCGTTTCACGCTGGCCTGCCAGATAGCCTTCTACCTGCATGAGGGCATCGTATCCAATGGTTACAAGGGCTACCTGCCCTGGGACCCGATAAGACGTATGATCAGCAGACTTGGGGAACCTCTATTTGCAGCGAACCGGAAGGAGTTACTATTGCCAGACAAGGGATGCTCTTCTTTTCCGATCACGCCGATAAACGGGAACTCGCTCCAGATCAACTGTTAA
- a CDS encoding AraC family transcriptional regulator yields the protein MDLMKDAGTRQIETGVPGLSMIKGAIPHHQLAALYEPMIGFTVQGRKILSIGGRSTELAGPSYYVLPVHVPATAVVHPDRDGHPYMSLGLKLNQNVLQSLLRDLQEHLLPAASGQFAACDMDIELMEAWLRLLRLSKASRDIPALAPAYEREILYRVLMGPQGGYLRQFGQRESDLSRISQIVKWFRSNFMRPIDIGELASKSGMAINTFHRQFKRATGLSPIQFQKQLRLLEARNLIAFEGYPVASAAYHVGYQSPSQFSREYSRFFGASPARDTESLRQIESMRD from the coding sequence GGGGCTGAGTATGATTAAGGGAGCGATCCCTCATCATCAGCTTGCAGCGCTATACGAGCCGATGATTGGCTTTACGGTTCAAGGAAGAAAGATTCTATCAATAGGGGGGCGCAGCACGGAACTGGCAGGACCATCTTATTACGTGTTACCAGTGCACGTTCCTGCAACGGCGGTTGTACATCCAGACCGTGATGGCCATCCATACATGTCTCTTGGTCTCAAGTTGAATCAGAATGTTCTTCAGAGTCTGCTAAGAGATCTCCAAGAGCATCTATTACCGGCTGCTTCCGGGCAATTCGCAGCTTGCGACATGGATATTGAATTGATGGAGGCATGGCTGCGTTTATTGCGATTATCGAAAGCGTCAAGAGATATTCCGGCTCTTGCACCAGCTTATGAGCGCGAAATCCTGTATCGCGTACTGATGGGACCACAAGGAGGGTATCTGAGGCAATTTGGTCAGCGGGAAAGTGATTTATCCAGGATATCCCAAATTGTAAAATGGTTTCGGAGTAATTTTATGAGGCCCATAGACATTGGTGAGCTGGCTTCGAAATCGGGGATGGCTATAAATACCTTTCACCGGCAGTTTAAACGGGCTACGGGGTTAAGTCCTATTCAATTTCAAAAGCAATTAAGGCTCCTGGAGGCCAGAAACCTCATTGCCTTCGAGGGCTATCCAGTAGCAAGTGCCGCATATCATGTTGGCTATCAAAGTCCCTCACAGTTCAGTAGAGAGTATTCCCGATTCTTCGGTGCATCTCCAGCACGTGACACGGAGAGCTTAAGACAAATTGAAAGCATGAGGGATTAG